Proteins encoded within one genomic window of Lepidochelys kempii isolate rLepKem1 chromosome 11, rLepKem1.hap2, whole genome shotgun sequence:
- the DUSP19 gene encoding dual specificity protein phosphatase 19: protein MHSLTQEIRNFSRKNLKKQCTRVTTLTGKRITETWKDARMQVVEEAEPSDGFGCGYVQDLSLDLQVGVIKPWLLLGSQDAAQDLETMKKYGVTHVLNVAYGVENAFPNDFIYKNISILDLPETDITSYFPECFEFIEQAKMLDRVVLVHCNAGVSRAAAIIIGFLINSEGLNFARAFSWVKNARPAICPNPGFMEQLHKYQECSKKANESINDHK, encoded by the exons ATGCACTCACTGACTCAGGAAATCAGAAACTTCTCCAGGAAAAATCTTAAGAAGCAATGCACAAGGGTAACAACTTTAACGGGGAAGAGGATTACAGAGACATGGAAAGATGCCCGAATGCAGGTGGTGGAAGAAGCAGAGCCAAGTGATGGGTTCGGTTGTGGTTACGTTCAGGACCTTAGCTTGGACCTGCAGGTTGGCGTTATTAAGCCCTGGTTGCTGCTAG GCTCACAAGATGCTGCTCAGGATCTGGAGACAATGAAAAAATATGGG GTTACTCATGTCCTAAATGTGGCATATGGAGTTGAAAATGCCTTCCCCAATGACTTTATATACAAGAACATTTCTATACTGGATCTCCCTGAGACTGACATCACATCGTATTTCCCAGAATGTTTTGAGTTTATTGAGCAAGCCAAGATGCTG GATAGAGTGGTGCTGGTTCACTGTAATGCAGGAGTTTCTCGTGCTGCCGCAATCATCATTGGTTTTCTAATTAATTCAGAAGGACTCAATTTTGCTAGAGCATTTTCTTGGGTGAAAAATGCAAGACCTGCTATCTGTCCGAATCCTGGCTTCATGGAGCAGCTTCACAAGTACCAAGAGTGCAGTAAAAAGGCAAATGAAAGCATAAATGATCACAAATGA